The Metabacillus schmidteae genome has a segment encoding these proteins:
- the murG gene encoding undecaprenyldiphospho-muramoylpentapeptide beta-N-acetylglucosaminyltransferase, translating into MRVVVSGGGTGGHIYPALALINEIKKHHSDVEFLYIGTENGLERNIVKRADIPFKSVEISGFKRKLSIENVRTITRFIKAVSLSKKYLKDFKADVVIGTGGYVCGPVVYAASKMNIPTVIHEQNSLPGITNKFLSKYVNRVAICFEEARRYFPKEKVVLTGNPRASEVLGQDASKGRESLGLDKNKKTVLIFGGSRGAKAINEAVLEMIPSLEEKPYQVVYVTGEVHFDKVMEEMKTLKQSEHVIIKPFIHNMPEVLTAVDLIVSRAGATSLAEITALGLPSILIPSPYVTANHQEVNARSLSDHDAAIMIKEGDLNGQKLLSQIDDLLLNELKLSKMKKASKELGIPDAASRLYEVLKDISK; encoded by the coding sequence ATGAGAGTTGTAGTAAGTGGTGGAGGAACTGGAGGACATATCTATCCGGCCCTGGCGCTAATTAATGAAATAAAAAAACATCATTCAGATGTTGAATTCTTATATATTGGTACAGAAAACGGCTTAGAACGCAATATTGTGAAAAGAGCAGATATTCCTTTTAAATCTGTGGAAATATCAGGTTTTAAAAGGAAGCTTTCGATAGAAAATGTGCGAACAATAACACGCTTTATTAAAGCTGTATCATTGAGCAAGAAATATTTAAAAGATTTTAAAGCAGATGTAGTGATTGGTACAGGTGGCTATGTATGTGGTCCGGTTGTTTATGCTGCTTCGAAAATGAACATTCCAACTGTGATTCATGAACAAAACAGTTTACCTGGAATAACGAATAAGTTTTTATCTAAATACGTGAACAGAGTAGCTATTTGCTTTGAAGAGGCAAGGAGATATTTTCCTAAAGAAAAAGTCGTATTAACGGGAAACCCTCGTGCATCAGAAGTGCTGGGGCAAGATGCATCTAAAGGTCGCGAATCACTTGGACTGGACAAAAATAAAAAAACAGTACTTATCTTCGGTGGTAGTCGTGGAGCAAAAGCCATAAATGAAGCTGTATTAGAAATGATTCCATCTTTAGAAGAGAAGCCTTATCAAGTAGTTTATGTTACAGGGGAAGTACATTTTGACAAAGTGATGGAGGAAATGAAAACTTTAAAGCAATCAGAACATGTAATCATTAAACCTTTTATTCACAATATGCCTGAAGTATTAACAGCTGTTGACTTAATCGTCTCTAGGGCGGGTGCGACATCACTTGCTGAAATCACAGCACTGGGTTTACCGAGTATTCTAATACCAAGTCCTTATGTAACGGCCAATCACCAGGAAGTGAATGCCAGGTCGTTAAGTGATCATGATGCAGCCATTATGATCAAAGAAGGTGACCTTAATGGTCAAAAATTATTGTCCCAAATAGATGATCTTTTACTTAATGAATTAAAGCTAAGCAAGATGAAGAAAGCTTCTAAAGAATTAGGTATACCAGATGCTGCAAGTAGACTATATGAAGTATTAAAAGACATATCTAAATAA
- the murB gene encoding UDP-N-acetylmuramate dehydrogenase, protein MKTLFNELKEANIGKVLENEPLAKHTTIKIGGPADIYIEPTSTDSLCKAIEIIKKQGVKWTVIGRGSNLLVADKGIEGAVIKLGAGMDQFELNGETLTVGGGYSVIRLATIISKKGLSGLEFASGIPGSIGGAVYMNAGAHGSDMSNVVVKARILFEDGTIQWLSNEELDFSYRTSILQEKRPGICIEAVLQLKTGEKEDIVAVMQKNKDYRRDTQPWNYPCAGSIFRNPLPNYAGQLVESAGLKGYQIGGAKISEMHGNFIVNAGGATAQDVLDLIEFVKKTILEKFDVTIETEVEIIGRK, encoded by the coding sequence ATGAAAACTTTATTTAACGAGTTAAAAGAAGCGAATATTGGAAAAGTTCTAGAAAATGAACCTTTGGCTAAACATACAACAATAAAAATCGGTGGTCCTGCCGATATATATATAGAACCAACTAGTACTGATAGCTTATGCAAGGCAATTGAAATTATTAAAAAACAAGGTGTTAAGTGGACGGTTATAGGTAGAGGATCCAATTTACTTGTTGCAGATAAAGGAATTGAAGGAGCAGTAATAAAGCTGGGAGCTGGAATGGATCAATTTGAACTGAATGGAGAAACACTTACTGTGGGTGGAGGATATTCCGTTATTAGGCTGGCAACGATCATTAGTAAGAAAGGTTTATCAGGATTAGAGTTTGCCAGTGGAATTCCTGGTTCAATTGGTGGAGCAGTTTATATGAATGCAGGAGCACATGGCTCAGACATGTCAAACGTTGTTGTCAAAGCACGGATCTTATTTGAGGATGGAACAATTCAATGGTTATCTAATGAAGAACTCGATTTTTCATATAGAACATCTATCCTTCAAGAAAAGCGACCTGGTATATGTATTGAAGCTGTTTTGCAATTAAAAACGGGAGAAAAAGAAGACATCGTTGCTGTTATGCAAAAAAATAAAGATTATAGACGGGATACACAGCCTTGGAACTATCCGTGTGCAGGTAGTATTTTTCGAAATCCTCTGCCGAATTATGCGGGTCAACTAGTTGAATCTGCAGGGTTAAAAGGATACCAAATTGGCGGAGCAAAAATTTCTGAAATGCATGGTAACTTTATTGTAAATGCAGGTGGAGCAACAGCTCAAGATGTGCTTGATTTGATTGAATTTGTTAAAAAAACGATCCTTGAAAAGTTTGATGTAACTATAGAAACTGAAGTAGAAATAATTGGCCGTAAATAG
- a CDS encoding cell division protein FtsQ/DivIB, protein MDLEKKVVSLEDRIPKLQQQRKQKTNRRLISFLSIFFLLILLVIYFQSPLSKVGSITVEGNVHVDAKEIINLSEITTSSGFWNINTTDVQKSIEEHLQIKKAVIEKKFPNHVVLVVDEYKSMAYLEDQDGFRPILENGQVLKERTVNVPADAPVLINWKKEENIKEMMGELKKLSPSIFNSISEIHHTPDKTDPWLVHLYMNDGYEVIASVRTFSEKMNTYSKIVSQLEEDSKGIIHFEVGTYFESYTPLTTAEEDEAANEDER, encoded by the coding sequence ATGGATTTGGAGAAAAAAGTTGTTTCGTTAGAAGACCGCATACCAAAACTACAGCAACAGCGAAAACAGAAAACTAATCGTAGACTTATTTCATTCTTATCTATCTTCTTTCTGTTGATATTACTAGTTATTTACTTTCAATCTCCATTGAGTAAAGTCGGAAGTATTACAGTAGAAGGAAACGTCCATGTTGATGCCAAAGAAATTATCAACTTGAGTGAAATAACAACCTCATCAGGCTTCTGGAATATTAATACAACGGATGTTCAGAAATCGATTGAAGAACATTTACAGATTAAAAAAGCTGTGATTGAGAAAAAATTTCCGAATCATGTTGTATTGGTTGTAGATGAATATAAAAGTATGGCGTACCTTGAGGATCAAGATGGTTTTAGGCCAATACTTGAGAATGGACAAGTTCTAAAAGAAAGAACGGTCAATGTTCCAGCAGACGCACCAGTTTTAATTAATTGGAAAAAAGAAGAGAATATAAAAGAAATGATGGGCGAATTAAAAAAATTGTCTCCAAGTATTTTTAATTCTATCTCCGAAATTCATCATACTCCGGATAAAACAGATCCCTGGTTGGTCCATCTTTATATGAACGATGGTTATGAGGTAATAGCATCTGTTCGTACCTTCTCAGAGAAAATGAATACATATTCTAAAATTGTCAGTCAGCTCGAGGAAGATAGTAAGGGAATTATTCATTTTGAAGTTGGTACATATTTCGAATCATACACACCATTAACCACTGCAGAGGAGGATGAGGCGGCAAATGAAGATGAGAGGTAG
- a CDS encoding DUF881 domain-containing protein, producing the protein MRGSYVIFSLILLVLGFLISYSYQLTKEKNRDNTITTEQWEREYGIRSQLIAKEETNRELQEELYNKQDEVKKIEESLKDEKQVYYNLVEDVEKYRMYVGDIAVEGKGVQVTLEDASYVPEGENVNNYIVHESHLFNVINELYISGADAISINGQRLSSQSYIYCNGPVVTVDGNQYPAPFIISAIGDPNVLIPALNINGGIVDQLAYDNVVVTLEKKDKIKMEPLLQDQRSS; encoded by the coding sequence ATGAGAGGTAGCTATGTTATTTTCTCACTCATCCTCCTGGTTCTTGGTTTTCTCATCTCATATTCGTATCAGTTAACAAAAGAAAAGAATCGCGATAATACTATAACGACAGAACAATGGGAACGTGAGTATGGAATAAGATCTCAACTCATTGCAAAAGAAGAAACGAACCGTGAGCTACAAGAGGAACTTTACAATAAACAAGATGAAGTGAAGAAAATAGAAGAGTCGTTAAAAGATGAGAAACAGGTTTACTATAACCTTGTTGAAGATGTCGAAAAATACCGTATGTATGTAGGTGACATAGCAGTTGAAGGAAAGGGAGTACAGGTTACATTAGAGGACGCATCATATGTTCCGGAGGGTGAAAATGTTAATAATTACATTGTTCATGAAAGTCATCTTTTCAATGTAATCAATGAACTTTACATCTCAGGAGCTGATGCAATTTCTATCAACGGTCAAAGACTATCAAGTCAATCGTATATATATTGCAATGGCCCTGTTGTAACTGTTGATGGAAATCAGTACCCTGCACCCTTTATTATTTCCGCTATTGGTGATCCTAATGTATTAATTCCTGCATTAAATATAAATGGAGGTATCGTCGATCAACTTGCCTATGATAATGTCGTTGTTACGCTGGAGAAAAAAGACAAAATCAAGATGGAGCCTTTGCTTCAAGATCAAAGATCTTCTTAA